A section of the Rattus norvegicus strain BN/NHsdMcwi chromosome 15, GRCr8, whole genome shotgun sequence genome encodes:
- the LOC134482245 gene encoding small integral membrane protein 14-like, which produces MAEGGFDPCECICSQERAMRRLINLLRQSRAYCTDTECLRELPGPSGDSGISITVILMAWMVIAVLFFLLRPPHLRGFSLPGKPSSPHSGQVPPAPPVG; this is translated from the coding sequence ATGGCTGAAGGAGGATTTGATCCCTGTGAATGTATTTGCTCTCAGGAACGCGCTATGAGAAGACTCATCAATCTGCTCCGGCAGTCCCGGGCCTATTGTACGGACACAGAATGCCTTCGGGAATTGCCAGGGCCCTCCGGTGACAGTGGCATCAGCATCACTGTGATCTTGATGGCCTGGATGGTGATCGCTGTGCTCTTCTTTCTACTGAGGCCTCCTCACCTGAGAGGCTTCAGCCTTCCTGGAAAGCCCTCCAGTCCTCACAGTGGACAGGTCCCGCCAGCCCCTCCTGTGGGCTAA
- the LOC134481919 gene encoding disks large homolog 5-like — MGSRGGMFSRILSLFRRDNHIHVDTRPRQREASPPSRWRRRRMERSWRRSQSDQKASSQASMTPVEEERMKRLENLKIALHKMQKERDELRRILADYPGKNLNDRNNFESEMLTMQHEEVMTDMKKMSEQVNRALVKCTHLTLENDWYCRSFCPLLTELFELKNNAQRARHENRELLWEQIALEESIKETTRFCGEASMKIHVTSSLRSEHCSRSFPRAQTRTTALRDRTVHQEH; from the exons atgggttcccgaggaggcatgttctccaggatcctcagtctctttcggagggacaatcatatccatgtagacaccagaccaaggcagagggaggccagcccTCCATCACGTTGGAGAAGAAGACGAATGGAAAGGTCCTGGAGGAGGTCAC agtctgatcagaaggcatcatcccaagCCTCCATGACACCTGttgaagaggagagaatgaagcgtCTGGAGAACCTCAAAATTGCTCTCCACAAGATgcaaaaggagagagatgaactcaggagaaTCCTGGCTGATTACCcgggaaagaatttaaatgacag GAACAACTTTGAGTCCGAGATGCTCACGATGCAGCACGAGGAAGTGATGActgacatgaagaaaatgagcgagCAGGTCAATAGAGCTTTGGTCAAATGTACACACCTcacactggaaaatgactggtactg ccgcagcttctgccccctcctaactgagttgtttgagctgaagaacaatgcccagagagcacggcatgagaacagggagcttctatgggaacagattgcactggaagagtccattaaggaaacaacaaggttctgtggggaagccagtatgaaaatccacgtaacaagcagcctcag GTCTGAACACTGCAGCAGAAGCTTTCCCAGGGCCCAGAccaggactacagctctcagagacaggactgtccaccaggagcactga